The Solirubrobacterales bacterium genome window below encodes:
- a CDS encoding low molecular weight phosphotyrosine protein phosphatase, whose protein sequence is MIRVLFVCLGNICRSPSAEAVFRHRLEAAGLDDRAEADSAGTAAWHTGKPADPRAVAAAEDRGVVITGVARQVDPVDFERFDLILAMDAANRTDLLALPGADPARVRLMREFGGEPDADVPDPYFGEDDGFEQVLDILEHSCDGLIEQIRSGDLTPAPAN, encoded by the coding sequence TTGATCCGCGTTCTTTTCGTCTGTCTCGGCAACATCTGCCGTTCACCTTCGGCCGAGGCGGTGTTTCGCCACCGGCTCGAAGCCGCCGGGCTGGATGACCGGGCCGAAGCCGACTCGGCCGGGACCGCGGCCTGGCACACCGGCAAGCCCGCCGACCCGAGGGCGGTTGCCGCGGCGGAGGACCGGGGGGTGGTGATCACCGGTGTTGCCCGCCAGGTCGACCCGGTCGACTTCGAGCGGTTCGACCTGATCCTGGCGATGGACGCGGCCAACCGGACGGATCTGCTCGCCCTGCCGGGAGCCGATCCGGCCCGTGTCCGGCTGATGCGGGAATTCGGCGGCGAGCCGGACGCCGACGTGCCGGACCCGTACTTCGGGGAAGATGACGGGTTCGAGCAGGTGCTCGACATCCTCGAACACAGCTGTGACGGCCTGATCGAGCAGATCCGGTCAGGTGATCTGACGCCGGCCCCCGCCAACTGA